From Streptomyces cyaneogriseus subsp. noncyanogenus, the proteins below share one genomic window:
- a CDS encoding sugar phosphate isomerase/epimerase family protein, with product MPRNFTLFTGQWADLPLEEVCRLARDFGYDGLELACWGDHFEVDKALADPSYVTGRHQLLDKYGLKCWAVSNHLVGQAVCDAIIDERHQAILPARIWGDGEPEGVRQRAAAELKDTARAAARLGVDTVIGFTGSAIWHLVAMFPPVPESMIERGYQDFADRWNPILDVFDAEGVRFAHEVHPSEIAYDYWTTQRALEAVGHRPAFGLNFDPSHFVWQDLDPVGFLWDFRDRIYHVDCKEARKRLDGRNGRLGSHLPWGDPRRGWDFVSAGHGDVPWEDVFRMLRSIDYRGPISVEWEDAGMDRLQGAPEALARLRTYDFEAPSASFDAAFGN from the coding sequence ATGCCGCGCAACTTCACGCTGTTCACCGGTCAGTGGGCGGACCTGCCGCTGGAGGAGGTCTGCCGCCTGGCCCGCGACTTCGGCTACGACGGTCTCGAACTGGCCTGCTGGGGCGATCACTTCGAGGTCGACAAGGCGCTGGCCGACCCCTCCTATGTCACGGGCCGCCACCAGCTCCTCGACAAGTACGGCCTGAAGTGCTGGGCCGTCTCCAACCACCTCGTCGGGCAGGCCGTCTGCGACGCCATCATCGACGAGCGCCACCAGGCGATCCTGCCCGCCCGCATCTGGGGCGACGGCGAGCCCGAGGGCGTCCGGCAACGGGCCGCCGCCGAGCTCAAGGACACCGCGCGGGCCGCCGCCCGGCTCGGCGTCGACACCGTCATCGGCTTCACCGGCTCCGCCATCTGGCATCTGGTCGCGATGTTCCCGCCCGTCCCCGAGTCGATGATCGAACGCGGCTACCAGGACTTCGCCGACCGCTGGAACCCGATCCTGGACGTCTTCGACGCCGAGGGCGTGCGATTCGCCCACGAGGTCCACCCCAGCGAGATCGCCTACGACTACTGGACCACCCAGCGCGCGCTGGAGGCCGTCGGCCACCGCCCGGCCTTCGGCCTGAACTTCGACCCCTCCCATTTCGTGTGGCAGGACCTCGACCCGGTCGGCTTCCTGTGGGACTTCCGCGACCGGATCTACCACGTCGACTGCAAAGAGGCCCGCAAGCGCCTCGACGGCCGCAACGGCCGCCTCGGCTCCCATCTGCCGTGGGGCGACCCGCGCCGCGGCTGGGACTTCGTCTCGGCCGGGCACGGCGACGTCCCCTGGGAGGACGTGTTCCGGATGCTGCGCTCCATCGACTACCGCGGACCGATCTCCGTGGAGTGGGAGGACGCCGGCATGGACCGGCTCCAGGGCGCCCCGGAGGCGCTGGCCCGCCTGAGGACGTACGACTTCGAGGCGCCGTCGGCCTCCTTCGACGCGGCGTTCGGCAACTGA